The following are from one region of the Cryptococcus deuterogattii R265 chromosome 8, complete sequence genome:
- a CDS encoding galactose dehydrogenase — MPVNKLPPYHPSQPEPNIRSFDISAVADAEQDKPAGDHGLLPNIPKDPKDRAVAFPPLILGCSTFGYGIYADDDNVQSSMPLRVVRLALRSGMNAFDTSPWYHPSEIILGNALAALDYPRSSYHIITKVGKYGPNSSDHTYSPEVVKASVERSLRRLKTDYLDAVYLHDVEYTLPGPSYEGNPVPLLLTILSQPPAPTPEELKILDGIAALREFQTSGHILFVGIAGYPLPILLRLALLVRHITGKPLDVVQTYAHHTLQNDALQQGYLQALTEKAGVKQVVSASPLAMGLLTTSGGPNWHPAKEYPELFDATRAAVDMCKEKGTKLEDVALSFGYRPLNQPDGRRVPIVVGCKDLEEVTDTVRRWKEVNPGAQGVGDSEKKELEEEVKKLFAARGVQCWSWACPSEAQRAG; from the exons ATGCCTGTAAATAAACTGCCTCCGTATCACCCTTCTCAGCCTGAGCCGAACATACGTTCGTTTGACATTTCGGCCGTTGCAGATGCAGAGCAAGATAAGCCGGCTGGTGACCATGGACTTTTACCCAAT ATACCCAAGGATCCCAAGGACAGGGCTGTGGCATTTCCGCCTCTCATCTTGGGATGCTCCACTTTCGGGTACGGGATATATGCCGACGACGATAATGTCCAGTCGTCTATGCCTTTACGAGTCGTGCGACTGGCTTTGCGCAGCGGTATGAATGCTTTCGATACTT CACCATGGTACCATCCATCAGAAATCATCCTGGGCAACGCACTCGCCGCGTTAGATTATCCGCGTTCATCATACCATATCATCACCAAAGTTGGTAAATACGGGCCCAACTCGTCTGACCATACATACAGTCCCGAGGTTGTCAAAGCTAGTGTAGAGAGAAGCTTGCGGAGGCTGAAGACTGATTATCTTGATGCTGTTT ACCTGCACGATGTAGAGTACACTTTACCCGGCCCATCGTATGAAGGCAATCCtgtccctctccttctcaccaTCTTATCCCAGCCTCCTGCCCCTACCCCTGAAGAACTCAAAATCCTAGACGGCATCGCCGCCCTGCGTGAGTTCCAAACTTCGGGCCACATCTTATTCGTCGGTATCGCCGGTTACcctctccccatcctccttcgtCTCGCTCTGCTCGTACGCCATATCACGGGAAAACCACTCGACGTCGTCCAGACGTATGCCCATCATACCCTGCAGAATGATGCCCTTCAACAAGGTTATCTGCAAGCTCTGACAGAAAAAGCGGGTGTGAAACAGGTAGTGAGCGCTTCACCGCTTGCTATGGGTTTACTCACCACTTCGGGTGGACCTAATTGGCATCCAGCGAAGGAATATCCAGAGTTATTCGATGCTACCAGGGCAGCAGTAGACATGTgtaaagaaaaaggaacgAAACTAGAAGACGTAGCGCTTTCGTTTGGGTATCGTCCACTGAACCAGCCAGACGGTAGACGTGTACCGATTGTGGTGGGTTGTAAGGATTTAGAAGAGGTGACTGATACtgtgagaagatggaaagaggtgaaTCCAGGTGCGCAAGGTGTTGGGGAttcggagaagaaggaactggaggaggaggtgaagaagttgtTTGCGGCGAGGGGGGTACAGTGCTGGAGTTGGGCTTGCCCGAGTGAAGCGCAGAGGGCTGGATAG
- a CDS encoding pre-mRNA-splicing factor CWC24, translated as MSEASAPVVTFKKGPSRRPAQSRQRRRSPSPLDPVAEASASASGSSVIRPEKKSLANPLVQGTKRRRTNANNEEGEDGVGGGLDEFDYAAEGGLTRKGDEFATRANDWDLEDDDGQGKRDKKVRLDEDGEIVTDDGLYRGASAYLPMINKTRETLDKKMKSGPIKATSHVRTITLMDYQPDVCKDYKETGFCGYGDSCKFLHDRGDYLAGWQLDKLPEEGVREVEEEDEEEEVPFACLICRQPFTQPVVTKCGHYFCMACASKRFQKSPKCYACGAPTQGIFNIADKVIAKIEARNKARREAREERAEQMGGGGIEIGGGSEGEGSDEE; from the exons ATGTCTGAAGCATCTGCACCAGTAGTAACATTCAAGAAAGGCCCTTCTCGCCGTCCCGCCCAATCTCGTCAACGTCGCCGCTCTCCATCGCCTCTCGATCCTGTCGCTGAAGCCTCCGCATCCGCCTCCGGTTCCAGCGTCATTCGGCCTGAGAAGAAATCTCTTGCGAACCCTCTTGTCCAAGGCACAAAGCGCCGAAGAACAAATGCCAATaatgaagagggagaggatggtgtGGGGGGCGGGCTTGATGAATTCGATTATGCTGCTGAAGGAGGACTGACAAGAAAAGGCGATGAGTTTGCAACGAGAGCAAACGATTGggatttggaggatgacgatggacaagggaaaagggatAAGAAAGTCCGACTGGATGAG GACGGGGAGATTGTGACAGACGACGGCCTGTATCGAGGTGCATCCGCCTACCTACCCATGATCAACAAAACCCGCGAAACGCTCGACAAAAAGATGAAATCGGGCCCTATCAAAGCTACCTCCCACGTACGCACTATCACCCTCATGGACTACCAGCCCGATGTCTGTAAAGATTATAAAGAAACCGGCTTCTGCGGATATGGCGACTCATGTAAATTCTTGCATGACAGAGGAGATTATCTAGCGGGGTGGCAGCTGGATAAGTTgccagaagaaggggtgagagaggtagaggaggaagatgaggaggaggaagtaCCGTTTGCGTGTTTAATCTGTAGGCAGCCGTTTACTCAGCCGGTGGTCACGAAGTGCGGGCATTACTTCTGCATGGC GTGTGCCTCGAAACGATTCCAAAAATCACCCAAATGCTATGCATGCGGCGCTCCGACACAGGGTATATTCAACATCGCCGATAAAGTAATTGCCAAAATTGAAGCTCGTAACAAGGCAAGGCGAGAAGCGAGGGAGGAACGGGCGGAGCAaatgggtggtggtgggatTGAGATTGGTGGTGGATCTGAGGGGGAGGGTAGCGATGAGGAGTAG
- a CDS encoding GTPase inhibitor: MSRSPSPTLSDSALLDSLEDSFDYTAHREARMEALSRQIKQVKDLRESEYGRVVEFNEEKALIERMAKEKYCILHFVHPNFKRCDIMDRHLSQLASKHKHTLFLRANVDNVPFLVTKMAIKVLPCVMSYVDGRAVDRLIGFEELGQTDNFTTKALEFRLSQTGVLPTDLTLATNVSAALLTQKKQGSRSGSEAEDSEEERDRRRGKSGIRSGFKTKRGDESDDDW; the protein is encoded by the exons ATGTCAAGATCACCATCCCCAACTCTTTCCGACTCGGCCCTGCTGGACTCTCTTGAAGACTCATTTGACTACACTGCCCACCGGGAGGCGCGGATGGAAGCTCTGTCAAGGCAAATTAAGCAGGTGAAAGACTTGAGAGAGAGCGAATATGGGAGAGTGGTGGAATTTAATGAGGAGAAAGCGCTTATTGAGCGTATGGC gaaagaaaagtatTGCATTTTACATTTCGTTCACCCCAATTTTAAGCGCTGTGATATTATGGATCGCCATCTGTCC CAACTAGCTTCCAAACACAAACACACCCTTTTCCTTCGTGCAAACGTAGATAACGTTCCGTTCTTGGTGACCAAGATGGCAATCAAAGTTTTACCATGTGTGATGTCATACGTTGATGGGAGGGCCGTTGATCG ATTGATCGGTTTTGAAGAGCTCGGTCAAACAGACAACTTCACCACCAAAGCATTGGAATTTCGACTGTCCCAAACGGGTGTGCTTCCAACCGACTTGACATTAGCGACCAACGTTTCCGCTGCACTCTTAACTCAAAAAAAGCAGGGGTCTCGGTCGGGTTCTGAAGCTGAGGATtcggaagaggagagggatagaagaagagggaagagtggTATACGGAGCGGGTTTAAAACTAAGAGAGGGGATGAAAGCGATGACGACTGGTAG
- a CDS encoding antiviral helicase SKI2 (genome sequence mistake), producing MRELLGRGIGVHHGGLLPLVKEVVEILFARGLVKVLFATETFAMGVNMPAKSVVFSGIRKHDGTSFRNLLPGEYTQMAGRAGRRGLDTTGTVIILSGDELPSVEELNEMMLGVPNRLSSQFRLTYNMILNLLRVEALKVEEMIKRSFSENATQKMAPEQQRIIAQTEKELAKLPKLECDVCNADIDAFYNLSTEASRLNAQFLKRASWSNQSGKLFVPGRVVVLRNAHFPANLAVILGNHPNLGPDGQRPDVKAFRVLVLVTPGQKSGKEDLSVEELTPRWPPILPKGSFPNPTAERTVVDTSSISFVINHILKYDFYRLNSRESPSDIQQALNDLSKFHEELSVLPELPEADWSRLRDIDIQSLLKERTNAAGRLSKLGCQLCENFADHYATLHERKQVEQRIQKLKLQLSDQNLELLPDYESRVEVLKRLSFIDENATVLLKGRVACEINSAPELILTELILENILADYTPEEVVALLSIFVFVEKTESQPIIPTKLQDGLDVIYNIAEQVEREQDSCQVQHDEFATKYKPGLVEVVYEWARGMPFNEITNLTDVPEGTIVRVITRLDETCREVRDAARVIGDADLFKKMEEAQGLIRRDIVFAASLYL from the exons ATGCGAGAACTACTGGGCCGAGGTATCGGTGTTCACCACGGTGGTCTTTTGCCGTTAGTGAAAG AGGTCGTCGAAATCTTGTTCGCTCGAGGCCTTGTAAAAGTCCTCTTTGCGACCGAAACCTTTGCCATG GGTGTTAATATGCCCGCGAAATCGGTCGTGTTCTCTGGCATTCGTAAACATGATGGCACTTCTTTCCgcaaccttcttcctggAGAGTACACTCAAATGGCTGGCCGAGCCGGTCGTCGTGGTCTCGATACCACGGGAACTGTCATTATTCTCAGCGGGGATGAGCTTCCTAGTGTCGAAGAGTTAAATGAGATGATGCTTGGTGTGCCTAACAGGCTCTCATCGCAGTTCAGATTGACTTATAACATGATTCTGAACTTGCTGAGAGTAGAGGCGCtcaaggtggaggagatgattaAGAGAAGTTTCTCAGAAAATGCGACGCAAAAGATGGCGCCAGAGCAACAGAGGATCATCGCCCAA ACGGAGAAAGAACTCGCGAAGCTTCCCAAGCTTGAGTGCGATGTTTGCAATGCCGATATCGATGCTTTTTATAACCTCTCAACTGAAGCTTCACGACTCAACGCGCAGTTCCTCAAGAGAGCTTCTTGGTCCAATCAATCTGGGAAGCTGTTTGTTCCAGGCAGAGTGGTGGTTTTACGCAATGCT CATTTCCCTGCCAATCTTGCTGTAATCTTGGGTAATCATCCTAACCTTGGGCCTGATGGCCAGCGGCCCGATGTAAAGGCGTTTAGAGTCCTTGTGCTCGTAACACCGGGGCAGAAGTCCggcaaagaag ATCTTTCGGTAGAAGAATTAACTCCTCGTTGGCCGCCTATCCTCCCGAAAGGATCATTCCCCAATCCCACTGCCGAACGGACAGTGGTCGACACTTCCTCTATCTCCTTCGTGATTAATCATATCTTGAAG TACGACTTCTATCGCTTGAATAGTAGAGAATCTCCTTCCGATATTCAGCAAGCTTTAAATGACCTCAGCAAATTTCATGAAGAGCTTTCAGTCCTGCCTGAACTGCCTGAGGCCGACTGGTCAAGATTGAGAGACATCGATATCCAGTCGTTGCTTAAGGAAAGGACAAATGCGGCCGGCAGGCTATCGAAACTGGGCTGCCAGCTGTGTGAGAACTTTGCGGATCAT TATGCCACTCTACATGAGCGAAAGCAGGTGGAGCAGCGTATTCAAAAACTCAAACTCCAGCTCTCAGATCAAAATCTTGAATTGCTTCCTGACTATGAGTCTCGGGTCGAAGTTCTCAAACGGCTCTCTTTCATCGACGAAAACGCCACAGTTCTTCTCAAGGGACGCGTGGCTTGTGAGATCAACTCTGCACCCGAACTCATTCTTACGGAACTCATTCTTGAAAATATTCTCGCCGATTACACACctgaagaggttgttgcACTTCTTTCAATCTTCGTGTTCGTGGAGAAGACGGAGTCTCAACCCATAATCCCAACCAAACTGCAGGATGGTCTAGACGTCATTTACAACATTGCAGAGCAGGTCGAAAGGGAGCAGGACTCCTGTCAAGTTCAACACGATGAGTTTGCCACTAAGTATAAACCTGGTCTGGTGGAAGTTGTTTATGAATGGGCAAGAGGAATG CCTTTCAATGAGATCACCAACTTGACTGATGTACCGGAAGGAACAATCGTACGAGTAATCACGAGGCTGGACGAGACTTGTAGAGAAGTTAGAGACGCGGCGAGAGTCATCGGCGACGCCGATCTGTTtaagaagatggaggaagcgCAGGGTTTGATTCGAAGAGACA TTGTTTTTGCTGCCAGTTTG TATCTCTAA
- a CDS encoding pre-mRNA-splicing factor CWC2: MPADNAIAPKRKLKPARKQVASDEVDKSQGYQAGREYNIWYNKWAGGDREDALASKVHSQTRCIISRDAGYTRADATGNNYCCLFFARGCCPYGYECQYLHRLPLPSHQLPDNSRDCFGREKHADYRDDMGGVGSFNRQNRTLYIGKIQESPDKKQMTETLLRHFGEWGKIVKHNILFGRGVAFVTYETDHQASFAKEAMANQSMDGDEILNVRWATEDPNPGEKIAEEKRIEEIGQKAIAGMLDEDLVEATQAVRALEDGDVEDFYNIEASKPEEDEEEEEENRPAKKGKSEGGFFNADALDNIKFYAEMVKKQAEEREKARKVPTKQVGMSLLGGYGSGDESD; this comes from the exons ATGCCCGCAGACAATGCTATAGCACCCAAGAGGAAGCTGAAGCCCGCTCGAAAGCAAGTGGCGTCGGACGAGGTGGACAAGAGTCAAGGTTATCAGGCAGGACGAGAGTACA ACATCTGGTATAACAAATGGGCGGGAGGAGACAGAGAGGATGCTTTAGCTAG CAAAGTACACTCTCAAACCCGATGTATCATCTCCCGAGATGCAGGCTACACAAGAGCAGATGCTACAGGTAACAATTACTGCTGTTTGTTCTTTGCTCGTGGATGTTGTCCTTACGG ATACGAATGCCAGTATCTTCACCGCTTACCATTACCGAGCC ATCAATTACCGGACAACTCCAGAGACTGTTTCGGACGGGAGAAGCATGCCGATTACCGAGATGACATGGGTGGTGTTGGGTCTTTCAACCGTCAAAACCGAACATTGTATATTGGCAAGATTCAAGAAAGCCCGGATAAGAAGCAGATGACGGAGACTTTATTGCGTCATTTTGGAGAATGGGGTAAGATCGTCAAAC ATAACATTTTGTTTGGACGTGGTGTCGCTTTTGTGACGTACGAGACTGATCACCAAGCGAGCTTTGCCAAGGAGGCTATGGCCAATCAAAGTATGGACGGCGACGAAATCTTGAACGTTCG GTGGGCTACTGAAGATCCCAATCcaggagagaagattgccGAGGAAAAACGTATCGAAGAAATTGGACAAAAGGCGATCGCCGGCATGCTCGATGAAGATTTAGTCGAGGCTACTCAAGCTGTTCGAGCTCTCGAAGACGGTGATGTTGAGGATTTCTACAATATCGAAGCATCAAAacctgaagaagatgaagaggaggaggaggagaacaGACCAgcaaaaaaagggaaaagtgAAGGGGGATTCTTCAATGCGGACGCTTTGGATAACATCAAATTTTACGCTGAAATGGTGAAGAAACAGgctgaagagagagagaaggctAGAAAAGTACCGACAAAGCAAGTCGGGATGTCGTTGCTTGGAGGATACGGAAGCGGCGATGAGAGTGACTGA
- a CDS encoding methylthioribose-1-phosphate isomerase, with product MVAAAPSNKKPLPDMMTSIRLDQSGQVEIVDQLLLPHSVVWMPVSTPEEAFDAIKTMRIRGAPAIASLAALTLRSYLNSSPSPVSSSSSSSDVISWVRQTIDYLQSSRPTAVNLGEAMDRIRAALKDSEAQNQGPGEIIERVKKICGDVHDEDLERNMEMGRLGAEWLWKKRGGGKKGLKVVTVCNTGSLATSGYGTAIGVITALFEENHLDTAYYAQTTPYHQGSRLTSLELTTLQIPACMICDTMLGSLFQHEDIDGVIVGADRVVKNGDTANKIGTYQAAVLAQRHNIPFMVVAPVTTIDLSLSTGAEIHIEHRPAIEATQVRGLNAETGKLSVVRISPEGVGEGDKPWQRVYNPSFDVTPAELISAVVTEKGVAERKEGEKSIDVASIC from the exons ATGGTTGCCGCCGCGCCCTCCAACAAGAAGCCTTTGCCCGACATGATGACCTCCATCCGGCTTGACCAGTCTGGCCAGGTTGAGATAGTCGAccagctccttcttcc TCACTCTGTAGTCTGGATGCCCGTCTCTACTCCTGAAGAAGCCTTTGATGCAATCAAGACCATGCGAATCCGAGGTGCTCCCGCTATCGCCTCTCTCGCCGCTCTCACCCTCCGATCTTATCTCaattcttctccatctccagtctcttcttccagctcctcctccgacGTAATCTCGTGGGTGAGGCAGACTATTGATTATCTTCAATCATCCCGTCCTACGGCTGTCAACCTCGGCGAAGCTATGGACCGTATCCGAGCTGCTTTGAAGGATTCAGAAGCTCAAAACCAAGGACCGGGCGAAATCATTGAgcgagtgaagaagatctgCGGAGATGTTCACGATGAGGATTTGGAGAGGAACATGGAGATGGGCCGACTGGGTGCTGAATggttgtggaagaagaggggcgGTGGCAAGAAAGGCTTGAAGGTGGTAACCGTGTGTAACACTGGAAGTTTGGCTACCTCT GGCTATGGGACTGCCATTGGTGTCATTACCGCTTTATTCGAAGAAAACCACCTTGACACTGCGTACTACGCTCAGACTACCCCCTACCACCAGGGCTCTAGGCTGACTTCTCTCGAATTGACCACTCTCCAAATCCCCGCCTGCATGATCT GCGACACCATGCTTGGctctcttttccaacaCGAAGACATTGACGGTGTCATTGTCGGTGCTGACAGAGTGGTCAAGAATGGTGACACTGCCAACAAGATTGGTACCTACCAAGCCGCCGTCCTTGCGCAGAGGCACAACATTCCCTTTATGGTTGTTGCCCCCGTAACCACCATCGACCTCTCGCTCTCCACCGGTGCCGA AATCCACATCGAACACCGCCCAGCTATTGAGGCTACTCAAGTACGAGGTCTCAACGCAGAGACTGGCAAGCTTTCTGTCGTTCGAATTAGCCCTGAAGGTGTGGGAGAGGGTGACAAGCCTTGGCAGAGGGTTTACAATCCCAGTTTCGACGTTACCCCCGCTGAGCTTATCA GCGCTGTTGTGACCGAGAAGGGTGTTgctgagaggaaggagggcgagaagagcATTGATGTTGCTTCCATTTGTTAG